The genomic DNA CACCGAGCGCACCATTAAGCGCAGAAGCCCGCTCTCAATCTCTGCAATGAGAGGGTTACATCCCTTGCTTACGAGCACGCCTAACGAAAACATTTCGTTTGATAGAAGCGATAGACCCAATAATGCTGTAATTGTTCGGAATGAAAAGGGCGAGGTATTATCGGAAGATCAAATTGCAGCTCTGCTTACGGGGAAGGATCGCAGCTTAAGCCGTAAATGGATTCCAGACAACAAAAGGGCAAATGGCCTTTTTATCCAAGACATGGCCATTGATTTACGCAGACTTTTTTGCGTGCTCCAAAATCCGTTGGAGCCAGAAATATCTGCTGAAACAGAGGCAAAGTTACTTGCAAATGGTTGGGTTGAGTGCCATAATATTTTTGGCAAATGTTTAGTTGCACCTAAGGCTATTCGGGCGAAGTTGATTCCAGCCTTAGCCTACGCAATTGTAAACTGGTCTATTACCTCCAACCAATCGCGCACCTTTAGCTTGATGGAGACACTAGCTATTTCGGTTAGCGATAATGCAAATAAGATTGCGAGTAGTATTCGAGCAAAACTGCATGAGGAGGACGATAATAAGGCTGTGCCCATTATAGAGGAAGAGTTAGCTGGAGTAAACTCCTTTGTTTCGCTTTCGGCGGCCGGATATATTAGAACTAAAAAAGAGGTTGCTGATGCCCTTGATAATGCTCAGCAGCACCTAGTAGACCTGATGATGGCCTTCGATTACGAAAACCAAATGAAATAGACGCCTCCACGTTGTTCCAACGATGGAATGTTATCTACTAGTAAAACCTTGCAGCGTGCGCAGCACCTGCAAGCGTTTTTATATTCCGTAAGCAGAGCAACCCTGTAAGCGGTCGAAGACCCTTGCAGCGGTAGCGATAGAAAAATTGTGGTAGAAGACCCCTTCGGTAGAGCAACCCTGTAAGTGGTCGAAGACCCTTATAGCGGTAGCGACAGGAATGTTTTGGCGTAAGACCTTGCAGCGGTAGCGATAGAAAAATTGTGGTCGAAGACCCTTGCAGCGGTAGCGACAGAAAAATTGCG from Williamwhitmania taraxaci includes the following:
- a CDS encoding CRISPR-associated protein Cas7, giving the protein MNSTIYIRTLKRAEHTVFCVADGQKTYFDPQFRTAVPYSSGQQVKRSLIDALSNALNEIPAPTTFLFDADKDGKLKEGEVYATCDPSSADQLLGGWMKASKGGTERTIKRRSPLSISAMRGLHPLLTSTPNENISFDRSDRPNNAVIVRNEKGEVLSEDQIAALLTGKDRSLSRKWIPDNKRANGLFIQDMAIDLRRLFCVLQNPLEPEISAETEAKLLANGWVECHNIFGKCLVAPKAIRAKLIPALAYAIVNWSITSNQSRTFSLMETLAISVSDNANKIASSIRAKLHEEDDNKAVPIIEEELAGVNSFVSLSAAGYIRTKKEVADALDNAQQHLVDLMMAFDYENQMK